A region of Photobacterium sanguinicancri DNA encodes the following proteins:
- the rpoB gene encoding DNA-directed RNA polymerase subunit beta, which translates to MVYSYTEKKRIRKDFGKRPQVLDIPYLLSIQLESFKKFIEQDPEGHYGLEAAFRSVFPIQSYNGNSELQYVSYRLGEPVFDVKECQIRGVTYSAPLRVKLRLVMYDKDAPAGTVKDIKEQEVYMGEIPLMTDNGTFVINGTERVIVSQLHRSPGVFFDSDKGKTHSSGKVLYNARVIPYRGSWLDFEFDPKDNVFVRIDRRRKLPASIILRALGKTTEEILDLFFDKVNFEVQGTALVMELVPDRLRGETASFDIEANGKVYVETGRRITARHIRQLGKDGVDHIEVPVEYIVGKISARDYVNEETGELIVSANQELSLESLALLSQAGHKSIETLFTNDLDFGPYMSETLRVDSTTDRLSALVEIYRMMRPGEPPTREAAEQLFESLFFSEDRYDLSAVGRMKFNSSMLRDETTGSGTLDEHDIIDVMRKLIEIRNGRGEVDDIDHLGNRRIRSVGEMAENQFRVGLVRVERAVKERLSLGDLDAIMPQDLINAKPISAAVKEFFGSSQLSQFMDQNNPLSEVTHKRRISALGPGGLTRERAGFEVRDVHATHYGRLCPIETPEGPNIGLINSLSAFAQCNPYGFLETPYRKVVDGKVTEEIEYLSAIEEGQYVIAQANAALNEDGSFADELITARQKGDSGLHPRDHVQYMDVATNQVVSVAASLIPFLEHDDANRALMGANMQRQAVPTLRADKPLVGTGIERNVAVDSGVTAVAKRGGMVQSVDASRIVVKVNESELVPGEAGIDIYNLTKYTRSNQNTCINQRPTVLPGEPVARGDVLADGPSTDLGELALGQNMRIAFMPWNGYNFEDSILVSERVVQEDRLTTIHIQELSCVARDTKLGSEEITADIPNVGEAALSKLDESGIVYIGAEVKGGDILVGKVTPKGETQLTPEEKLLRAIFGEKASDVKDSSLRVPNSVSGTIIDVQVFTRDGVEKDKRALEIEEMQLKEAKKDITEEFQILEGGLLARVRTLLLSAGYSEDKMSSMNRETLFAQTLDDENLQNQLEQLAEQYDELKAEFDKKFETKRRKITQGDDLAPGVLKIVKVYLAVKRRIQPGDKMAGRHGNKGVISKINPVEDMPYDEKGQTVDIVLNPLGVPSRMNIGQILETHLGLAAKGIGDKLNEMLKQQQELHKFRNFLQKVYDLGETRQNVDIAELSDDEVRTLVQNLRKGLPIATPVFDGAPEKSIKELLKLGDLPESGQLKLFDGRTGDAFERPVTVGYMYMLKLNHLVDDKMHARSTGSYSLVTQQPLGGKAQFGGQRFGEMEVWALEAYGAAYTLQEMLTVKSDDVNGRTKMYKNIVDGDHRMEPGMPESFNVLLKEIRSLGINIELEDE; encoded by the coding sequence ATGGTTTACTCTTATACCGAGAAAAAGCGTATCCGTAAGGATTTTGGTAAGCGTCCGCAAGTGTTGGACATACCATACTTGCTGTCGATCCAGCTTGAGTCTTTTAAAAAATTCATCGAGCAGGATCCTGAAGGGCATTACGGTCTAGAAGCTGCCTTTCGTTCTGTTTTTCCAATTCAGAGCTACAACGGCAATTCCGAGCTGCAATACGTTAGCTATCGTCTCGGTGAGCCGGTCTTCGATGTTAAAGAATGTCAGATTCGTGGCGTAACATATTCAGCTCCACTACGCGTGAAGCTACGTCTTGTTATGTACGATAAAGACGCGCCTGCTGGCACCGTAAAAGACATCAAAGAACAAGAAGTTTACATGGGCGAAATTCCGCTCATGACAGATAACGGTACATTCGTTATTAACGGTACCGAGAGGGTTATCGTATCCCAGCTGCACCGTAGCCCGGGTGTCTTCTTCGACAGCGATAAGGGTAAAACCCACTCCTCAGGTAAAGTGCTATATAACGCACGCGTAATCCCATACCGTGGTTCATGGTTGGATTTCGAGTTTGATCCTAAGGATAACGTATTCGTACGTATCGACCGTCGTCGTAAGCTTCCAGCTTCTATCATTCTTCGTGCTCTAGGTAAAACTACTGAAGAAATCCTTGACCTATTCTTCGATAAAGTAAACTTCGAAGTTCAAGGCACTGCTTTAGTAATGGAACTAGTACCTGATCGTCTACGTGGCGAAACTGCAAGCTTCGATATCGAAGCGAACGGTAAGGTGTACGTTGAAACTGGTCGTCGTATTACTGCCCGTCATATTCGCCAATTAGGCAAAGACGGCGTAGATCATATCGAAGTACCTGTTGAATACATTGTAGGCAAAATTTCTGCTCGCGATTACGTGAACGAAGAAACTGGTGAGTTGATCGTATCAGCTAACCAGGAATTGAGCCTAGAATCATTAGCATTGCTTTCTCAGGCAGGTCACAAGTCTATTGAGACGTTATTTACTAACGATCTAGACTTTGGTCCATACATGTCTGAAACACTACGTGTTGATAGCACAACAGATCGTCTAAGTGCGCTAGTAGAAATCTACCGCATGATGCGCCCTGGCGAGCCACCAACACGTGAAGCTGCTGAGCAACTGTTTGAAAGTCTGTTCTTCTCTGAAGATCGTTACGACCTATCTGCTGTAGGCCGTATGAAGTTCAACAGCTCAATGCTACGTGACGAAACAACAGGTTCAGGCACACTAGACGAGCACGACATCATTGATGTTATGCGTAAATTGATCGAGATCCGTAATGGCCGTGGTGAAGTTGATGATATCGACCACCTTGGTAACCGTCGTATCCGTTCAGTTGGCGAAATGGCTGAAAACCAATTCCGCGTTGGTCTAGTACGTGTTGAGCGTGCAGTTAAAGAGCGTCTAAGCCTAGGCGATCTTGATGCAATTATGCCTCAAGACCTAATTAACGCTAAGCCAATTTCTGCGGCAGTAAAAGAGTTCTTTGGCTCTTCACAACTGTCTCAGTTTATGGACCAGAACAACCCACTATCAGAAGTTACTCACAAACGTCGTATCTCGGCGCTTGGTCCAGGTGGTCTGACTCGTGAACGTGCTGGCTTTGAGGTTCGAGATGTACACGCGACTCACTACGGTCGTCTATGTCCAATCGAGACCCCTGAAGGTCCAAATATCGGTCTAATCAACTCACTTTCAGCGTTTGCTCAATGTAACCCTTATGGTTTCCTTGAAACGCCTTACCGTAAAGTAGTTGATGGTAAAGTTACCGAAGAAATTGAATACCTGTCTGCAATCGAAGAAGGTCAATACGTTATCGCACAGGCAAATGCCGCGCTTAACGAAGACGGTTCTTTTGCTGACGAACTGATCACTGCGCGTCAGAAAGGTGATTCAGGTCTGCACCCACGTGACCATGTTCAATACATGGACGTTGCAACCAACCAGGTTGTATCTGTGGCGGCATCCCTAATCCCGTTCCTTGAACACGATGATGCTAACCGTGCCCTTATGGGTGCGAACATGCAACGTCAGGCAGTTCCAACACTACGTGCTGATAAGCCGTTAGTTGGTACTGGTATCGAGCGTAACGTAGCGGTTGACTCAGGTGTTACAGCTGTTGCTAAACGTGGCGGTATGGTTCAGTCAGTAGATGCTTCTCGTATCGTTGTTAAAGTTAACGAAAGCGAGCTAGTACCTGGCGAAGCTGGTATCGACATTTACAACCTGACGAAGTACACCCGTTCTAACCAGAACACATGTATTAACCAGCGTCCAACTGTACTACCTGGCGAGCCAGTAGCACGTGGTGATGTTCTTGCTGATGGTCCTTCAACAGACCTTGGTGAGCTAGCGCTTGGTCAAAACATGCGTATCGCATTCATGCCTTGGAACGGTTACAACTTCGAGGATTCCATCTTAGTATCTGAGCGTGTTGTACAGGAAGACCGCCTGACAACTATCCACATTCAAGAACTATCTTGTGTGGCTCGTGATACTAAACTTGGCTCAGAAGAAATCACTGCCGATATCCCTAACGTGGGTGAAGCAGCGCTATCTAAGCTGGATGAATCAGGTATCGTTTACATCGGTGCGGAAGTTAAAGGCGGCGACATTCTGGTAGGTAAAGTGACACCTAAAGGTGAAACTCAACTGACTCCAGAAGAGAAGCTACTTCGTGCAATCTTCGGTGAGAAAGCGTCTGATGTTAAAGACTCTTCTCTACGTGTACCAAACTCAGTGTCTGGTACCATCATCGACGTTCAAGTCTTTACTCGCGATGGCGTAGAAAAAGACAAGCGTGCGCTTGAAATCGAAGAAATGCAGCTGAAAGAAGCGAAGAAAGACATCACAGAAGAATTCCAGATCCTTGAGGGTGGTCTTCTTGCTCGTGTTCGTACACTGCTTCTTTCTGCGGGTTACAGCGAAGATAAAATGTCTTCAATGAACCGCGAAACGCTGTTTGCACAAACGCTTGACGATGAAAACCTGCAAAACCAACTAGAACAGTTGGCAGAGCAGTACGATGAGCTTAAAGCTGAATTCGATAAGAAATTCGAAACCAAGCGTCGTAAGATCACACAGGGCGATGACCTAGCACCTGGCGTACTTAAGATTGTTAAAGTATACCTAGCTGTTAAACGTCGTATCCAACCTGGTGATAAGATGGCGGGTCGTCACGGTAACAAAGGTGTAATCTCTAAGATTAACCCTGTTGAAGATATGCCGTACGATGAAAAAGGTCAGACTGTCGACATCGTTCTGAACCCACTGGGTGTACCATCTCGTATGAACATCGGTCAAATCCTGGAGACTCACTTGGGTCTTGCAGCGAAAGGTATCGGTGACAAACTTAACGAGATGCTGAAACAGCAACAAGAACTTCATAAGTTCCGTAACTTCCTGCAGAAAGTTTACGATCTAGGCGAAACTCGTCAGAACGTTGATATCGCAGAGTTATCTGACGATGAAGTACGTACGCTGGTTCAGAACCTACGTAAAGGTCTACCAATTGCTACGCCTGTATTTGATGGTGCTCCTGAGAAATCTATCAAAGAACTGCTTAAGCTTGGTGATCTACCAGAATCTGGTCAGTTGAAACTGTTTGACGGTCGCACCGGTGATGCGTTTGAGCGTCCTGTAACTGTTGGTTACATGTACATGCTTAAACTTAACCACTTGGTTGATGACAAGATGCATGCCCGTTCTACCGGTTCTTACAGCCTTGTTACTCAGCAGCCGCTGGGTGGTAAAGCTCAGTTCGGTGGTCAGCGTTTCGGTGAGATGGAAGTATGGGCGCTAGAAGCATATGGCGCTGCTTACACTCTACAGGAAATGCTAACTGTTAAGTCGGATGACGTTAACGGCCGTACGAAGATGTATAAAAACATCGTCGATGGCGACCATCGTATGGAACCTGGTATGCCGGAATCCTTCAACGTATTGTTGAAAGAAATCCGCTCGTTGGGTATCAACATCGAGCTGGAAGACGAATAA
- the rplL gene encoding 50S ribosomal protein L7/L12, with product MSITNEQILDAVAEMSVMQVVELIEAMEEKFGVTAAAAVVAGGAAAEAVEEQTEFDVILTAAGAQKVQVIKAVRGATGLGLKEAKAVVDGAPAAVKEGVDKAEAEALKAQLEEAGASVEIK from the coding sequence ATGTCTATCACTAACGAGCAAATCCTAGACGCAGTTGCAGAAATGTCTGTAATGCAAGTTGTTGAGCTTATCGAAGCTATGGAAGAAAAATTCGGTGTTACTGCTGCTGCTGCAGTTGTAGCAGGCGGCGCAGCAGCAGAAGCTGTTGAAGAGCAAACTGAATTTGACGTTATCCTAACAGCTGCTGGTGCTCAAAAAGTACAAGTAATCAAAGCTGTACGTGGCGCAACTGGTCTTGGCCTTAAAGAAGCGAAAGCTGTAGTTGACGGCGCTCCTGCTGCTGTTAAAGAAGGCGTAGATAAAGCTGAAGCTGAAGCTCTTAAAGCTCAGCTAGAAGAAGCTGGTGCTTCTGTTGAAATCAAATAA
- the rplJ gene encoding 50S ribosomal protein L10, which produces MALNLQDKKAIVAEVNEAANGALSAVVADSRGVAVGAMTSLRKQARENGVYLKVVRNTLARRAVEGTDFECLKDVFVGPSLIGFSNEHPGAAARLFKDFAKENKDFEFKAAAFEGAVVDAEVLATLPTYDEAIARLMMCMKEASAGKLVRTIAAVRDQKEEAAA; this is translated from the coding sequence ATGGCATTAAATCTTCAAGACAAAAAAGCAATTGTTGCTGAAGTCAACGAAGCTGCCAATGGTGCCCTGTCTGCAGTTGTTGCTGACTCTCGTGGTGTTGCAGTTGGTGCGATGACTTCTCTTCGTAAACAAGCTCGTGAAAACGGCGTTTACCTGAAAGTTGTTCGTAACACACTAGCACGCCGCGCAGTTGAAGGTACTGATTTTGAATGTCTAAAAGACGTTTTTGTTGGTCCTTCACTAATCGGTTTCTCTAATGAGCACCCAGGTGCTGCAGCGCGTCTTTTTAAAGACTTCGCTAAAGAGAATAAAGATTTCGAGTTCAAAGCAGCCGCATTCGAAGGCGCTGTTGTTGACGCAGAAGTTCTAGCGACACTACCAACTTACGACGAAGCTATTGCACGCCTAATGATGTGCATGAAAGAAGCTTCAGCTGGCAAGCTGGTACGTACTATCGCAGCTGTACGCGATCAGAAAGAAGAAGCAGCGGCTTAA
- the rplA gene encoding 50S ribosomal protein L1 has product MAKLTKRMRVIREKVDIAREYDINEAVALLKELATAKFTESVDVAVNLGIDARKSDQNVRGATVLPHGTGRDIRVAVFTQGANAEAAKEAGADLVGMEELADQVKKGVMDFDVVIASPDAMRVVGQLGTILGPRGLMPNPKVGTVTPNVAQAVKNAKAGQVRYRNDKNGIIHTTIGKVDFDAAQLKENLEALIVALKKAKPSSAKGTFVKKVSISTTMGAGVALDQNTLDTNAQ; this is encoded by the coding sequence ATGGCAAAACTTACTAAACGTATGCGCGTAATCCGCGAAAAAGTTGATATCGCTCGTGAGTACGACATCAACGAAGCTGTTGCTCTTCTTAAAGAACTAGCTACTGCGAAATTTACTGAAAGTGTTGACGTTGCTGTTAACCTTGGTATCGATGCACGTAAATCAGACCAAAACGTACGTGGCGCAACTGTGCTACCACACGGTACTGGTCGTGATATCCGTGTTGCTGTATTCACACAAGGTGCAAACGCTGAAGCTGCGAAAGAAGCTGGCGCTGACCTAGTGGGTATGGAAGAACTTGCTGATCAAGTTAAGAAAGGCGTAATGGACTTTGACGTTGTTATCGCATCTCCAGATGCAATGCGCGTTGTTGGTCAATTAGGTACTATCCTTGGTCCACGCGGTCTAATGCCAAACCCTAAAGTTGGTACTGTGACTCCTAACGTTGCTCAAGCTGTTAAAAATGCTAAAGCTGGTCAGGTTCGTTACCGTAACGACAAAAACGGCATCATCCACACTACTATCGGTAAAGTGGACTTTGATGCTGCGCAACTTAAAGAGAACCTAGAAGCTCTTATCGTTGCACTGAAGAAAGCTAAGCCTTCTTCAGCTAAAGGTACTTTCGTTAAGAAAGTAAGCATCTCTACCACTATGGGTGCAGGTGTAGCGCTAGACCAGAATACTCTGGACACTAACGCACAATAA
- the rplK gene encoding 50S ribosomal protein L11, with protein sequence MAKKVEAYIKLQVAAGAANPSPPVGPALGQHGVNIMEFCKAFNAKTDSLEKGLPTPVVITVYNDRSFTFITKTPPAAVLLKKAAGVKSGSGRPNTEKVGTVTDAQIQEIAETKAADMTGADIEAMKRSIAGTARSMGLVVEG encoded by the coding sequence ATGGCTAAAAAAGTAGAAGCGTACATCAAGCTGCAAGTTGCAGCTGGTGCAGCAAACCCTAGTCCACCGGTTGGTCCAGCACTTGGTCAACACGGCGTTAACATCATGGAATTCTGTAAAGCGTTCAACGCTAAGACTGACTCTCTAGAGAAAGGTCTACCGACTCCTGTTGTTATTACAGTATACAATGACCGTTCTTTCACGTTCATCACTAAGACTCCACCGGCAGCAGTTCTTCTTAAGAAAGCTGCAGGCGTTAAGTCTGGTTCTGGCCGTCCGAACACTGAGAAAGTTGGTACTGTAACTGACGCTCAGATCCAAGAGATCGCAGAAACTAAAGCTGCGGACATGACAGGTGCTGACATCGAAGCTATGAAGCGTTCGATTGCTGGTACTGCTCGTTCAATGGGTCTAGTGGTAGAGGGTTAA
- the nusG gene encoding transcription termination/antitermination protein NusG, which produces MSEAPKKRWYVVQAFSGFEGRVAQSLREHIKMHGMEDLFDEVLVPTEEVVEVRAGQRRKSERKFFPGYVLVQMVMNDESWHLVRSIPRVMGFIGGTSDRPSPISDKEAAAILNRLEKASESPIHKTVFEPGEVVRVNDGPFADFNGTVEEVDYDKSRIKVSVSIFGRATPVELEFGQVEKS; this is translated from the coding sequence ATGAGCGAAGCTCCAAAAAAACGATGGTATGTTGTTCAGGCCTTCTCTGGTTTTGAAGGCCGTGTGGCACAATCACTACGTGAACATATCAAAATGCATGGTATGGAAGACCTATTTGATGAGGTTTTAGTACCTACAGAAGAAGTGGTTGAAGTACGTGCAGGCCAGCGCCGCAAAAGCGAGCGCAAGTTCTTCCCAGGCTATGTACTTGTACAAATGGTGATGAATGATGAAAGCTGGCACTTGGTGCGTAGTATTCCTCGTGTAATGGGGTTCATCGGCGGAACGTCTGATCGCCCATCGCCTATCTCTGATAAAGAGGCCGCGGCAATCCTTAATCGTCTAGAGAAGGCGAGTGAGTCACCAATTCACAAAACGGTCTTTGAACCAGGTGAAGTGGTACGCGTTAATGATGGCCCATTTGCTGACTTTAACGGTACAGTTGAAGAAGTTGATTATGATAAGAGCCGTATTAAGGTATCTGTCTCGATCTTCGGCCGCGCAACGCCAGTTGAGCTAGAATTCGGTCAAGTGGAAAAAAGCTGA
- the secE gene encoding preprotein translocase subunit SecE gives MKANAENPSSSSNMDGLKWVVVIALLAAAVVGNYLYSDVSVVLRAGAVVVLVAAAAGVAALTAKGKTAITFARESRMEVRKVVWPTRQEATQTTFIVLAVTVVMALALWGIDGIMVRLVRLVTGV, from the coding sequence ATGAAAGCGAATGCCGAAAACCCAAGCAGCTCAAGCAATATGGATGGCCTTAAATGGGTTGTCGTTATTGCGCTGCTCGCTGCCGCTGTGGTTGGTAATTACCTGTACAGTGATGTTTCTGTAGTGTTGCGCGCAGGCGCTGTAGTAGTACTTGTTGCTGCTGCTGCCGGTGTTGCTGCACTTACAGCGAAAGGTAAAACCGCGATTACGTTTGCTCGTGAGTCGCGCATGGAAGTCCGCAAGGTGGTATGGCCTACTCGTCAGGAAGCTACGCAGACAACCTTTATCGTTCTAGCTGTCACTGTTGTTATGGCGTTAGCCCTATGGGGCATTGACGGCATTATGGTCCGTCTAGTCCGCCTAGTTACCGGTGTGTGA